The Henckelia pumila isolate YLH828 unplaced genomic scaffold, ASM3356847v2 CTG_461:::fragment_3, whole genome shotgun sequence genome window below encodes:
- the LOC140872102 gene encoding uncharacterized protein, producing the protein MAEHGDSSPNPPATTSPPQITTGGLIISTTDAIRFFLEAASADCHLSEDLRDLSSSLIAHSSLPYKSLKSIWIGSETDTRPDLSVILSGCNFVLASPKPREKGEELKARLAKLAEVAEKKMYEELVKDITPRKSEMEPFSSYKDQIGFGLHVVLIMFTGYLAGYAAFRALFSHSPAMSAAGGILGLVLGMLVETLLFIVRSTSQDLRSSSSTSTMIKKNQ; encoded by the exons ATGGCAGAACACGGCGACAGCTCTCCGAATCCTCCCGCCACCACCTCTCCGCCGCAGATAACTACCGGTGGCCTCATCATATCAACCACTGATGCTATCCGCTTTTTCCTCGAAGCGGCCTCCGCGGACTGTCACCTGTCCGAAGATCTCAGAGATCTATCCTCCTCTCTTATCGCTCATTCATCCCTACCGTATAAATCCCTGAAAAGTATCTGGATCGGATCGGAGACGGATACCCGTCCCGATTTATCAGTTATCCTCTCCGGTTGCAATTTTGTCTTGGCCAGCCCCAAACCCAGGGAAAAG GGTGAGGAGTTGAAGGCGAGGTTGGCAAAACTAGCCGAGGTGGCGGAAAAGAAGATGTATGAAGAATTGGTGAAGGACATTACTCCCAGAAAGAGTGAAATGGAGCCTTTTTCTTCTTACAAAGATCAAATAGGCTTCG GGCTGCATGTTGTTCTCATAATGTTTACTGGATACTTGGCCGGATATGCTGCATTCAGAGCCTTGTTTAGCCACAGTCCTGCTATG AGTGCTGCTGGTGGCATCCTTGGTCTGGTTTTGGGCATGTTGGTGGAGACCCTTCTGTTTATAGTAAGATCTACCAGTCAAGATCTCAGATCCTCTTCATCCACTTCTACAATGATAAAGAAAAATCAGTAG